A genomic region of Candidatus Pseudomonas phytovorans contains the following coding sequences:
- a CDS encoding CcoQ/FixQ family Cbb3-type cytochrome c oxidase assembly chaperone, which produces MDIGMIRGLGTVVVMVAFVGLALWVFNPRRKKDFDEATQLPFADDPEATRHVEQAKASGSKKQ; this is translated from the coding sequence ATGGATATCGGGATGATTCGCGGCCTGGGCACCGTCGTGGTGATGGTGGCCTTCGTGGGCCTTGCGCTGTGGGTGTTCAACCCACGGCGCAAAAAGGACTTCGACGAAGCGACCCAACTGCCCTTCGCGGATGACCCCGAAGCCACCCGGCACGTTGAGCAAGCAAAAGCTTCTGGGAGCAAAAAACAATGA
- the ccoO gene encoding cytochrome-c oxidase, cbb3-type subunit II has product MKHEAVEKNIGLLAFFMVIAVSVGGLTQIVPLFFQDVTNKPVEGMKPRTALEVEGRDVYIREGCVGCHSQMIRPFRAETERYGHYSVAGESVWDHPFLWGSKRTGPDLARVGGRYSDDWHRAHLYNPRNVVPESKMPSYPWLVENKLDGKDTAKKLEVLRTLGTPYTDADIAGARDAVKGKTEMDALVAYLQGLGTIIKSKR; this is encoded by the coding sequence ATGAAGCATGAAGCCGTCGAGAAGAACATAGGCCTGCTGGCCTTCTTCATGGTCATCGCCGTGAGCGTCGGTGGCCTGACCCAGATCGTCCCGCTGTTTTTCCAGGACGTCACCAACAAGCCGGTCGAAGGCATGAAGCCGCGCACCGCGCTGGAAGTCGAAGGCCGCGATGTCTATATCCGTGAAGGCTGCGTGGGCTGCCATTCGCAGATGATCCGCCCGTTCCGCGCCGAAACCGAGCGCTACGGCCACTACTCGGTAGCTGGCGAAAGCGTGTGGGACCACCCGTTCCTGTGGGGCTCCAAACGCACCGGGCCAGACCTGGCCCGCGTCGGTGGTCGCTACTCCGATGACTGGCACCGCGCGCACCTGTACAACCCGCGCAACGTGGTACCGGAATCGAAGATGCCGTCCTACCCGTGGCTGGTCGAGAACAAGCTCGATGGCAAGGACACCGCGAAAAAGCTGGAGGTGCTGCGCACACTCGGTACCCCGTACACCGATGCCGATATTGCCGGCGCGCGTGACGCGGTCAAGGGCAAGACCGAAATGGACGCCCTCGTCGCGTACCTGCAGGGTCTTGGCACCATCATCAAAAGCAAACGGTGA
- the ccoN gene encoding cytochrome-c oxidase, cbb3-type subunit I, producing the protein MSTAISPTAYNYKVVRQFAIMTVVWGIVGMGVGVFIASQLVWPQLNLDLPWTSFGRLRPLHTNLVIFAFGGCALFGTSYYVVQRTCQTRLISDSMAAFTFWGWQAVIVGALITLPMGYTTTKEYAELEWPLAILLAIVWVTYGLVFFGTIVKRKTKHIYVGNWFYGAFIVVTAMLHIVNHISLPVSLFKSYSAYAGATDAMIQWWYGHNAVGFFLTTGFLGMMYYFVPKQAERPIYSYRLSIVHFWALITLYIWAGPHHLHYTALPDWAQSLGMVMSIILLAPSWGGMINGMMTLSGAWHKLRTDPILRFLVVSLAFYGMSTFEGPMMAIKTVNSLSHYTDWTIGHVHAGALGWVAMISIGAVYHMIPKLYGREQMHSIGLINAHFWLATIGTVLYIASMWVNGITQGLMWRAINDDGTLTYSFVEALQASHPGYIVRALGGAFFASGMLLMAYNVFRTVRAANPVQAEEAAKIVVVGAH; encoded by the coding sequence ATGAGCACAGCAATCAGTCCGACTGCTTATAACTATAAGGTGGTCCGCCAGTTCGCCATCATGACGGTGGTATGGGGGATCGTTGGCATGGGCGTCGGCGTCTTCATCGCCTCGCAGCTGGTATGGCCACAACTGAACCTGGACCTGCCCTGGACCAGCTTCGGCCGCCTGCGACCGCTGCACACCAACCTGGTGATCTTCGCCTTCGGAGGCTGTGCGCTGTTCGGCACCAGCTACTACGTGGTGCAGCGCACCTGCCAGACCCGGCTGATCTCCGACAGCATGGCCGCCTTCACCTTCTGGGGTTGGCAGGCGGTGATCGTCGGTGCGCTGATCACCCTGCCGATGGGCTACACCACCACCAAGGAATACGCCGAGCTCGAGTGGCCGCTGGCGATCCTGCTGGCCATCGTCTGGGTCACCTACGGGCTGGTGTTCTTCGGCACCATCGTCAAGCGCAAGACCAAGCACATCTATGTCGGTAACTGGTTCTACGGTGCCTTCATCGTGGTCACCGCGATGCTGCATATCGTCAACCACATCTCGCTGCCGGTCAGCCTGTTCAAGTCGTACTCGGCCTACGCCGGCGCCACCGACGCGATGATCCAGTGGTGGTACGGCCACAACGCGGTGGGCTTCTTTCTCACCACCGGCTTCCTGGGGATGATGTACTACTTCGTGCCCAAGCAGGCCGAACGGCCGATCTACTCGTATCGCCTGTCGATCGTGCACTTCTGGGCGCTGATCACCTTGTACATCTGGGCCGGCCCGCACCACCTGCATTACACCGCCCTGCCCGACTGGGCGCAGTCGCTGGGCATGGTGATGTCGATCATCCTGCTGGCGCCAAGCTGGGGCGGCATGATCAACGGCATGATGACCCTGTCCGGTGCCTGGCACAAACTGCGCACCGACCCGATCCTGCGCTTTTTGGTGGTATCACTGGCGTTCTACGGCATGTCCACCTTTGAAGGCCCGATGATGGCCATCAAGACCGTGAACTCGCTGTCGCACTACACCGACTGGACCATCGGCCACGTGCATGCCGGCGCGCTCGGCTGGGTGGCAATGATCTCGATCGGCGCCGTGTACCACATGATCCCGAAACTCTACGGTCGCGAGCAGATGCACAGCATCGGCCTGATCAACGCGCACTTCTGGCTGGCCACCATCGGCACCGTGCTGTACATCGCCTCGATGTGGGTCAACGGCATCACCCAGGGCCTGATGTGGCGCGCGATCAACGATGACGGCACCCTCACCTACTCCTTCGTCGAAGCCCTGCAAGCCAGCCACCCTGGCTATATCGTCCGCGCCCTGGGCGGTGCGTTCTTCGCCAGCGGCATGTTGCTGATGGCCTACAACGTGTTCCGTACCGTACGTGCAGCCAACCCGGTACAGGCTGAGGAAGCCGCCAAGATTGTCGTTGTGGGAGCGCACTGA
- the ccoP gene encoding cytochrome-c oxidase, cbb3-type subunit III — translation MTTFWSTYISVLTIGSLIGLTWLLLATRKGESKNSTDQTMGHSFDGIEEYDNPLPKWWFWLFVGTLVFSVGYLILYPGLGNWKGILPGYENGWTGVNEWQKEMDKADARFGPIFAKYAAMPVEEVAKDPQALKMGGRLFASNCSVCHGSDAKGAFGFPNLTDNDWRWGGEAETIKASIMNGRHGVMPAWAEVIGEQGVADVAAFVLTNLDGRTLPEGAKADAAKGEEIFASNCVACHGPEGKGTPAMGAPDLTHPQAFIYGTSFAQLQQTIRYGRQGQMPAQADIQGNDKVHLLAAYVYSLSQDSTAETVTSK, via the coding sequence ATGACCACCTTCTGGAGTACGTATATCAGCGTACTGACCATCGGTAGCCTGATCGGCCTGACCTGGCTGCTGCTCGCCACCCGCAAGGGCGAGAGCAAAAACAGCACTGACCAGACCATGGGCCACAGCTTCGATGGCATCGAGGAGTACGACAATCCGCTGCCCAAGTGGTGGTTCTGGCTGTTCGTTGGCACCTTGGTGTTCTCGGTCGGTTACCTGATCCTCTACCCGGGCCTGGGCAACTGGAAAGGCATTCTGCCGGGCTATGAAAATGGCTGGACCGGCGTTAACGAATGGCAAAAGGAAATGGACAAGGCCGACGCCAGATTCGGGCCGATCTTTGCCAAGTACGCTGCCATGCCCGTGGAAGAGGTTGCCAAGGACCCACAGGCGTTGAAAATGGGCGGCCGCCTGTTCGCCTCCAACTGCTCGGTGTGCCATGGCTCGGATGCCAAGGGCGCCTTCGGCTTCCCCAACCTCACCGACAACGACTGGCGCTGGGGCGGCGAGGCGGAAACCATCAAGGCCTCGATCATGAACGGGCGCCACGGCGTGATGCCGGCCTGGGCCGAAGTAATCGGCGAGCAGGGCGTGGCGGATGTGGCCGCGTTCGTGCTCACCAACCTCGATGGCCGTACCTTGCCGGAAGGGGCGAAGGCCGACGCCGCCAAGGGCGAGGAGATTTTCGCCAGTAACTGCGTGGCCTGCCACGGGCCTGAGGGCAAGGGCACCCCGGCCATGGGTGCGCCAGACCTGACCCACCCGCAGGCGTTCATCTACGGGACCAGCTTTGCCCAACTGCAACAGACCATTCGTTATGGTCGCCAAGGGCAGATGCCGGCACAGGCCGATATCCAGGGCAACGACAAGGTGCACCTGCTGGCAGCCTATGTGTACAGCCTGTCGCAGGATAGCACTGCTGAAACGGTGACCTCCAAGTAG
- a CDS encoding cbb3-type cytochrome c oxidase subunit 3: MEMDIGMIRGLGTLVVMIAFIGLSLWVFNRRRDRDFAEARLLPFVDDRLPPAGQEPAATTAARSNGQ; encoded by the coding sequence ATGGAAATGGACATCGGCATGATCCGCGGCTTGGGCACCCTGGTGGTCATGATCGCCTTCATCGGCCTCTCGCTGTGGGTATTCAACCGCCGCCGCGACCGTGATTTCGCCGAAGCGCGCCTGCTGCCCTTCGTCGACGACCGCCTGCCCCCTGCCGGGCAGGAACCTGCTGCCACGACTGCTGCAAGGAGTAACGGGCAATGA
- the ccoO gene encoding cytochrome-c oxidase, cbb3-type subunit II has product MKHEVIEKNVGLMALLMVFAVSIGGLTQIVPLFFQDVTNKPVEGMKPYTALQLEGRDIYIREGCVGCHSQMIRPFRAETERYGHYSVAGESVWDHPFLWGSKRTGPDLARVGGRYSDDWHRAHLYNPRNVVPESKMPSYPWLVAQQVDNSHTDVKLRTLRTLGVPYTDDDIAGARDAVKGKTEMDALVAYLQVLGTAIKNKR; this is encoded by the coding sequence ATGAAACATGAAGTCATCGAGAAAAACGTTGGCCTGATGGCCCTGCTGATGGTGTTCGCCGTCAGTATCGGCGGCCTGACCCAAATCGTCCCGCTGTTCTTTCAGGACGTTACCAACAAGCCGGTGGAAGGCATGAAGCCCTACACCGCGCTGCAACTGGAAGGCCGCGATATCTACATACGCGAAGGCTGCGTGGGCTGCCACTCGCAAATGATCCGCCCGTTCCGCGCCGAAACCGAGCGCTACGGCCACTACTCGGTGGCCGGTGAAAGCGTGTGGGACCACCCGTTCCTGTGGGGCTCCAAGCGCACCGGGCCGGACCTGGCCCGGGTCGGTGGCCGCTACTCGGACGACTGGCACCGCGCGCACCTGTACAACCCGCGCAACGTAGTGCCGGAGTCGAAGATGCCGTCGTACCCGTGGCTGGTCGCCCAGCAGGTCGACAACAGCCACACCGACGTCAAGCTGCGCACCCTGCGCACCCTGGGCGTGCCATACACCGACGACGACATTGCCGGCGCCCGCGACGCGGTCAAGGGCAAGACCGAGATGGATGCGCTGGTCGCCTACCTGCAGGTGCTCGGCACCGCGATCAAGAACAAGAGGTGA
- the ccoN gene encoding cytochrome-c oxidase, cbb3-type subunit I, translating into MNTTSSTAYNYKVVRQFAIMTVVWGIVGMGLGVFIAAQLAWPSLNFDLPWTSFGRLRPLHTNAVIFAFGGCALFATSYYSVQRTCQTTLFAPRLAAFTFWGWQLVILLAAISLPLGYTSSKEYAELEWPIDILITIVWVGYAIVFFGTLMKRNTKHIYVGNWFFGAFILTVALLHIVNNLELPVSLTKSYSVYAGATDAMVQWWYGHNAVGFFLTAGFLGMMYYYVPKQAERPVYSYRLSIVHFWALITLYIWAGPHHLHYTALPDWAQSLGMVMSLILLAPSWGGMINGMMTLSGAWHKLRSDPILRFLVVSLAFYGMSTFEGPMMAIKTVNALSHYTDWTIGHVHAGALGWVAMISIGALYHTIPKVFGKERMYSLGLINAHFWLATIGTVLYIASMWVNGIAQGLMWRAVNSDGTLTYSFVETLVASHPGFVVRFVGGAIFLSGMFLMAWNTWRTVRSPALDVAPANAQLA; encoded by the coding sequence ATGAACACAACCAGCAGTACCGCCTATAACTACAAGGTGGTCCGCCAATTCGCCATCATGACGGTGGTGTGGGGAATCGTCGGGATGGGGCTCGGCGTCTTCATCGCCGCCCAGCTCGCCTGGCCTTCCCTCAACTTCGACCTCCCCTGGACCAGCTTCGGCCGCCTGCGCCCCCTGCATACCAATGCGGTGATCTTCGCTTTCGGCGGCTGCGCGCTGTTCGCTACCTCCTATTATTCGGTGCAACGCACCTGCCAGACCACCCTGTTTGCTCCGCGCCTGGCCGCGTTCACCTTCTGGGGCTGGCAACTGGTGATCCTGCTGGCGGCCATCAGCCTGCCGCTGGGCTACACCAGCTCCAAGGAATATGCCGAACTGGAATGGCCGATCGACATCCTGATCACCATCGTCTGGGTGGGCTACGCCATCGTGTTCTTCGGCACGCTGATGAAGCGCAACACCAAGCACATCTACGTGGGTAACTGGTTCTTCGGTGCCTTCATCCTCACCGTGGCGCTGCTGCACATCGTCAACAACCTGGAACTGCCGGTCAGCCTGACCAAGTCGTACTCGGTGTACGCCGGCGCCACCGATGCCATGGTGCAGTGGTGGTACGGCCACAACGCGGTGGGCTTCTTCCTCACCGCCGGCTTCCTGGGGATGATGTACTACTACGTGCCCAAGCAAGCCGAGCGCCCGGTTTATTCCTATCGCCTGTCGATCGTGCACTTCTGGGCGCTGATCACCCTGTACATCTGGGCAGGCCCCCACCACCTGCACTACACCGCCCTGCCCGACTGGGCGCAGTCGCTGGGCATGGTGATGTCGCTGATCCTGCTGGCACCCAGCTGGGGCGGCATGATCAACGGCATGATGACCCTCTCGGGCGCCTGGCACAAACTGCGCAGCGACCCGATCCTGCGCTTTTTGGTGGTGTCGCTGGCGTTCTACGGCATGTCCACCTTCGAAGGCCCGATGATGGCCATCAAGACGGTCAACGCCCTGTCCCACTACACCGACTGGACCATCGGCCACGTGCATGCCGGCGCCCTTGGCTGGGTGGCGATGATCTCGATCGGCGCGCTGTACCACACCATTCCCAAAGTGTTCGGCAAAGAACGTATGTACAGCCTTGGCCTGATCAACGCGCACTTCTGGCTTGCCACCATCGGCACCGTTTTGTACATCGCCTCGATGTGGGTCAACGGCATCGCCCAGGGCCTGATGTGGCGGGCAGTGAACAGCGACGGCACGCTGACCTACTCGTTCGTGGAAACCCTGGTGGCCAGCCACCCCGGCTTCGTCGTGCGCTTCGTCGGGGGTGCGATCTTCCTCAGCGGCATGTTCCTGATGGCCTGGAACACCTGGCGCACCGTGCGTTCGCCGGCGCTCGATGTCGCCCCTGCGAACGCCCAGCTGGCTTGA
- a CDS encoding alpha/beta hydrolase, with protein sequence MINGQSAGIDGDQWAKVGNVPGLRCDLPQVQGKDDYKGCLILAHGAGAPMDSGFMDEMAQRLAALGVAVVRFEFPYMAERRVTGGKRPPNPQKVLLECWREVYRQVRPLVAGKLAVGGKSMGGRMASLLADELGADSLVCLGYPFYAAGKPEKPRVEHLAELKTPTLIVQGERDALGNREAVAGYTLSPAIEVSWLVAGDHDLKPLKASGFSHAQHMQAAAERVANFLAG encoded by the coding sequence ATGATTAATGGGCAAAGTGCCGGTATTGACGGGGATCAATGGGCGAAGGTCGGAAATGTCCCAGGCTTGCGCTGCGATCTTCCACAGGTTCAAGGCAAGGACGACTACAAGGGCTGCCTGATCCTGGCCCACGGCGCAGGTGCGCCAATGGACAGCGGGTTCATGGACGAAATGGCGCAAAGGCTTGCGGCGCTTGGGGTCGCGGTAGTGCGCTTCGAGTTCCCGTACATGGCCGAGCGCAGGGTTACCGGCGGCAAACGGCCGCCGAACCCGCAGAAGGTGCTGCTGGAATGCTGGCGCGAGGTCTACCGGCAGGTGCGACCTTTGGTCGCGGGTAAGCTGGCCGTGGGCGGCAAGTCTATGGGCGGACGCATGGCGAGCCTGTTGGCCGACGAGTTGGGTGCGGATTCGCTGGTGTGCCTGGGTTATCCGTTCTACGCGGCGGGCAAGCCCGAGAAACCAAGGGTCGAGCACCTGGCCGAACTGAAGACGCCGACGCTGATCGTGCAGGGCGAGCGCGATGCGCTGGGCAATCGTGAGGCGGTGGCGGGGTATACGTTGTCGCCAGCGATCGAGGTGAGCTGGCTAGTGGCGGGGGACCATGATCTGAAACCGTTGAAGGCTTCGGGGTTCAGTCATGCGCAGCATATGCAGGCGGCGGCTGAAAGGGTTGCAAACTTCTTGGCTGGCTGA
- a CDS encoding pyrimidine/purine nucleoside phosphorylase — MFQVNEYFNGTVKSIAFAGEEGPATVGVMAPGEYEFGTAKREIMHVVSGALTVKLPGSDNWETFNAGDKFNVAADSKFQLKVAVDTAYLCEYRD, encoded by the coding sequence ATGTTCCAGGTCAATGAGTACTTCAACGGCACCGTAAAGTCGATCGCATTTGCGGGCGAAGAAGGCCCGGCCACTGTCGGCGTCATGGCCCCGGGCGAATACGAGTTCGGCACGGCCAAGCGCGAGATCATGCACGTGGTATCGGGCGCGCTGACCGTGAAACTGCCGGGTAGCGACAACTGGGAAACTTTCAATGCAGGTGACAAGTTCAATGTTGCCGCCGACAGCAAGTTCCAGCTGAAAGTGGCAGTGGATACCGCCTACCTGTGCGAGTACCGCGACTAA
- a CDS encoding exonuclease domain-containing protein, which yields MGHWLVIDLEATTDDGGWPVTEMEVIEIGASLVTREGREIDHFQRFVRPRRRPQLTPFCRELTHISQADVDGAAPFREVWASFEHWLGQHREQLQAWVSWGDYDRQQLHQEWQLHGLDSLLRTLAHINLKQRFAKARHLQRPAGLNGALQLAGMHFCGQQHRALEDARNTARLLPLSLPADSP from the coding sequence ATGGGCCATTGGTTGGTGATCGACCTGGAAGCCACCACCGACGACGGTGGATGGCCGGTCACAGAGATGGAAGTCATTGAAATTGGCGCAAGCCTGGTCACCCGCGAAGGCCGCGAGATCGACCACTTTCAGCGTTTCGTGCGGCCACGGCGGCGGCCACAGCTGACCCCGTTCTGCCGCGAGCTGACCCACATCAGCCAGGCCGACGTGGACGGCGCTGCGCCGTTTCGCGAGGTGTGGGCAAGCTTCGAGCACTGGCTCGGGCAGCACCGTGAGCAGCTGCAGGCCTGGGTCAGCTGGGGCGACTATGACCGCCAGCAGCTGCATCAGGAGTGGCAGTTGCACGGGCTCGACAGCCTGCTGCGCACATTGGCGCACATCAACCTCAAGCAACGCTTTGCCAAGGCCCGCCACCTGCAGCGCCCCGCTGGACTGAACGGTGCCCTGCAACTGGCCGGCATGCACTTTTGCGGGCAGCAGCACCGGGCCCTGGAAGATGCGCGCAACACCGCGCGGCTGTTGCCGTTGAGCCTGCCCGCCGACAGCCCCTGA
- a CDS encoding transporter substrate-binding domain-containing protein, giving the protein MTPAPGLKALSTLMLLAVYWLAVPAWAADAVEVKIGAAHFPPYTVRPEQGADTGLLPQLVDALNRLQQGYHFVLVPTSIQRRFGDFQQGRTDMAIFENPQWGWEQIAHQTVDMGLEDAEVFVARQANGSAPQYFDDLRGKRLALFNGYHYAFARFNSDPDYLRTTYNATLTYSHDSNLLMVQAGRADIALVTRSYLSDFLARNPASRAQLVPSQRIDQVYHHYALLRPGAPIGEQSFAGLLRDLRDSGELGRIFEPYRITVSVPQD; this is encoded by the coding sequence TTGACTCCAGCACCCGGCCTCAAGGCCTTGTCCACCCTGATGTTGCTGGCCGTGTATTGGCTGGCGGTGCCAGCATGGGCTGCCGACGCCGTCGAAGTGAAGATTGGTGCGGCGCATTTCCCGCCCTACACGGTGCGCCCTGAACAAGGGGCCGACACCGGCCTGCTGCCGCAATTGGTCGACGCGCTCAACCGCTTGCAGCAGGGGTATCACTTTGTTTTGGTGCCCACTTCCATCCAGCGGCGTTTCGGTGACTTCCAGCAAGGGCGCACCGACATGGCGATTTTCGAGAACCCGCAATGGGGCTGGGAGCAGATTGCCCACCAGACCGTCGACATGGGCCTGGAGGATGCCGAAGTGTTCGTTGCCCGCCAGGCCAATGGCAGCGCTCCGCAATACTTCGACGATCTGCGCGGCAAACGTTTGGCTCTGTTCAACGGATATCACTATGCGTTCGCCCGCTTCAATTCCGACCCGGACTACCTGCGCACAACCTACAACGCGACCCTGACCTACTCGCACGACAGCAACCTGCTGATGGTCCAGGCCGGCCGCGCCGATATCGCCCTGGTCACGCGCTCCTACCTCAGCGATTTCCTGGCGCGCAACCCGGCCAGCAGGGCGCAGTTGGTGCCCTCACAACGCATCGACCAGGTCTATCACCACTACGCCCTGCTGCGCCCGGGGGCGCCTATCGGCGAGCAGTCGTTCGCCGGCCTGCTGCGTGACCTGCGTGACAGCGGTGAACTGGGCCGGATCTTCGAGCCCTACCGCATCACAGTGTCGGTCCCCCAGGACTAA
- a CDS encoding GNAT family N-acetyltransferase — MPFDAASQPQSPPRWRSLSAEEGDSWLSLTLEGRPLIQVRLEAGTTLHVHLERVCPERPYQALWAACYWLLARDTACQRLVWHLPEVQPQALASGLLLVAEQPGQYLCERALFWQLPQPWLGEALAAVYPQQMQISNGKRHPRRPPKPRGEVYRRFDARLGSWVSLRTLEIDHDLERFNRWQNNPRVDAFWQEGGTLAQHREYLGKLEADPHTLTLIGCFDDEPFAYFEAYWAKEDRIAPFYPADDYDRGIHMLVGEESHRGPHKVASWLSALVHYLFLDDPRTQRVVAEPRADNGKMIGYMQDQCFHCDKEFDFPHKRAALMILGRERFFDRCKLA; from the coding sequence ATGCCGTTCGATGCCGCTTCGCAGCCCCAGTCCCCGCCACGCTGGCGCAGCCTCAGTGCCGAGGAGGGTGACAGCTGGCTGAGCCTCACCCTCGAAGGCCGCCCCCTGATCCAGGTGCGCCTGGAGGCGGGTACTACCCTGCACGTTCATCTTGAACGTGTGTGTCCCGAGCGGCCTTATCAAGCCTTGTGGGCGGCCTGCTACTGGTTGCTGGCCCGCGACACGGCCTGCCAGCGCCTGGTCTGGCACTTGCCCGAGGTCCAGCCTCAGGCCCTGGCCAGCGGCTTGCTGTTGGTGGCCGAACAGCCCGGCCAGTACCTGTGCGAGCGGGCGTTGTTCTGGCAGTTGCCACAGCCATGGCTGGGTGAGGCGCTGGCTGCGGTGTATCCGCAGCAGATGCAGATCAGCAACGGCAAACGCCACCCGCGCCGCCCGCCCAAGCCCCGTGGTGAGGTGTACCGGCGCTTCGATGCGCGCCTGGGCAGTTGGGTGTCGCTGCGCACGCTGGAGATCGACCACGACCTGGAGCGCTTCAACCGCTGGCAGAACAATCCGCGGGTGGATGCGTTCTGGCAGGAGGGCGGCACGCTGGCGCAGCACCGCGAGTACCTGGGCAAGCTCGAGGCCGACCCGCACACCCTGACGCTGATCGGCTGCTTTGATGATGAGCCGTTTGCCTACTTCGAGGCGTACTGGGCCAAGGAAGATCGCATTGCGCCGTTTTACCCGGCCGATGACTACGACCGCGGTATTCACATGCTGGTGGGGGAGGAGAGCCATCGAGGGCCGCACAAGGTGGCCAGCTGGCTGTCAGCGCTGGTGCACTACCTGTTCCTGGATGACCCGCGTACCCAACGGGTAGTGGCCGAGCCGCGCGCCGACAACGGCAAGATGATTGGCTACATGCAGGACCAGTGCTTCCATTGCGACAAGGAGTTCGACTTCCCGCACAAGCGGGCGGCGCTGATGATTCTGGGACGGGAGCGGTTCTTCGATCGTTGCAAGTTGGCCTGA
- a CDS encoding RNA polymerase factor sigma-70, which yields MAEQLSTSKCDSPLLQAFVDNRSILVKIAARITGCRSRAEDVVQDAFFRLSAAPQITSSFKAQLSYLFQIVRNLAIDHYRKQAMELKYSGTEEEGLNVVLQNASPEATHINLAALDDIAEALNELPQRTRYAFEMYRLHGVPQKDIAKELGVSPTLVNFMIRDALVHCRKTANRQA from the coding sequence ATGGCGGAACAACTATCCACAAGTAAGTGCGATTCACCATTACTCCAGGCCTTCGTCGACAACCGCAGCATCCTGGTCAAGATCGCTGCCCGCATTACCGGCTGCCGCTCCCGCGCCGAGGATGTGGTGCAAGACGCCTTCTTCCGGCTCAGCGCCGCCCCGCAGATCACATCGTCGTTCAAGGCGCAGCTCAGCTACCTGTTCCAGATCGTGCGCAACCTGGCGATCGACCACTACCGCAAGCAGGCGATGGAGCTGAAGTATTCGGGCACCGAAGAGGAAGGCCTGAACGTGGTCCTCCAGAATGCCTCGCCCGAAGCTACCCACATCAACCTTGCAGCGCTGGACGACATCGCCGAGGCGCTGAACGAACTGCCGCAGCGTACCCGCTATGCGTTCGAGATGTACCGCCTGCATGGCGTGCCACAGAAGGACATTGCCAAGGAGCTGGGGGTGTCGCCGACGCTGGTCAACTTCATGATCCGCGATGCCTTGGTGCATTGCCGCAAGACCGCCAATCGGCAGGCCTGA